In Streptomyces qaidamensis, one DNA window encodes the following:
- a CDS encoding response regulator transcription factor encodes MTAVEPIRLLLADDEHLIRGALAALLSLEDDLVVVAEAATGPEAMAMARAHKPDVAVLDLQMPGADGVKVATSLRAELPGCRVLIVTSHGRPGHLKRALEAGVRGFVPKTVSAQRLAELIRTVHAGNRYVDPELAADAIAAGDSPLTAREAEVLELAADGAPVAEIAERAALSQGTVRNYLSSAVSKLGAENRHAAVRLARERGWV; translated from the coding sequence GTGACGGCCGTGGAACCCATCCGGCTGCTGCTCGCCGATGACGAGCACCTCATCCGGGGGGCGCTCGCCGCGCTGCTGTCGCTGGAGGACGACCTCGTCGTCGTCGCCGAGGCGGCCACCGGCCCCGAGGCGATGGCGATGGCCCGGGCGCACAAGCCGGATGTCGCCGTGCTGGACCTCCAGATGCCCGGCGCCGACGGTGTGAAGGTCGCCACATCGCTGCGGGCCGAACTGCCCGGCTGCCGGGTCCTCATCGTCACCAGTCACGGGCGGCCCGGGCATCTGAAGCGGGCGCTGGAGGCGGGGGTGCGGGGGTTCGTGCCCAAGACCGTGAGCGCACAGCGGCTCGCTGAGCTCATCCGTACGGTGCACGCAGGGAACCGTTACGTCGACCCGGAGTTGGCCGCCGACGCGATCGCCGCCGGGGACTCGCCGCTGACCGCGCGAGAGGCCGAGGTCCTGGAACTGGCCGCCGACGGGGCTCCCGTCGCGGAGATCGCCGAGCGGGCCGCGCTGTCGCAGGGGACCGTGCGGAACTATCTGTCGTCGGCCGTGTCGAAGCTGGGGGCGGAGAACCGGCATGCGGCGGTACGGCTCGCGCGGGAGCGAGGTTGGGTATAG
- the purS gene encoding phosphoribosylformylglycinamidine synthase subunit PurS: MARVVVDVMLKPEILDPQGQAVQRALPRLGFDGISDVRQGKRFELEVDGPVDEAALARIHDLAESFLANTVIEDFTIRVEEVAEAVK, encoded by the coding sequence GTGGCACGCGTCGTAGTCGACGTCATGCTCAAGCCGGAGATCCTCGACCCCCAGGGCCAGGCGGTGCAGCGCGCACTGCCGCGGCTGGGTTTCGACGGGATCTCGGACGTCCGCCAGGGAAAGCGTTTCGAACTGGAAGTTGACGGGCCGGTCGACGAGGCCGCCCTCGCCCGCATTCATGATCTTGCGGAGTCCTTCCTCGCGAACACCGTGATCGAGGACTTCACGATCCGCGTCGAGGAAGTCGCGGAGGCCGTGAAGTGA
- a CDS encoding sensor histidine kinase, with product MRTPGRWWRHKSTPEKVETYTRWSFHFFAVMEFFSVGLTSVAPLGARLGSAVMAVVAVHAGLCFVTVSRAIDWTRGRRPQPTGLLWTLAAVTAVIAAAAIGIAEHGPQGEDVDTAAGGVFGVILIFGPGIIALGVRDRRRAFAIAGGFAAGTWTVAFALGASALTALVTALIVLIGGVFIAFTAVFSIWLLNAVYRLDEARETRSRLAVAEERLRFGRDLHDVMGRNLAVIALKSELAVQLAQRGRPEAVTQMVEVQRLARESQREVREVVRGYREADLGSELAGAQGVLAAAGIECTVGGAPVAGLPATVQSALGWVVREAATNVLRHGDARRCAVRLRVLEGRVVLSVENDGVSEAGKESGAQPSGSGLAGLRERLAEIEGTLEAGPVGRGLFRLTAEIPLPSPSAPPGAAPAVIAARPVSEVTS from the coding sequence ATGCGCACGCCGGGCAGGTGGTGGCGGCACAAGAGCACGCCGGAGAAGGTCGAGACGTACACGCGGTGGTCGTTCCACTTCTTCGCGGTGATGGAGTTCTTCTCCGTCGGGCTCACGTCCGTGGCCCCGCTCGGGGCACGGCTGGGCAGTGCCGTCATGGCGGTGGTGGCCGTGCACGCCGGCCTCTGCTTCGTGACCGTGTCCCGGGCGATCGACTGGACGCGTGGCCGCAGGCCCCAGCCCACCGGGCTGCTGTGGACACTGGCCGCCGTCACCGCCGTGATCGCCGCCGCCGCGATCGGCATCGCCGAGCACGGACCCCAGGGCGAGGACGTCGACACCGCCGCCGGTGGCGTCTTCGGGGTGATCCTGATCTTCGGTCCCGGCATCATCGCGCTCGGCGTCCGCGACCGGCGACGCGCGTTCGCCATCGCGGGGGGCTTCGCGGCAGGCACCTGGACCGTGGCGTTCGCGCTCGGGGCCTCCGCGCTCACGGCGCTTGTCACGGCACTGATCGTGCTGATCGGCGGCGTGTTCATCGCCTTCACGGCCGTCTTCTCCATCTGGCTGCTGAACGCCGTCTACCGACTCGACGAGGCCCGTGAGACCCGGAGCCGGCTCGCCGTCGCCGAGGAGCGGCTGAGGTTCGGGCGGGATCTGCACGACGTCATGGGGCGCAACCTGGCCGTGATCGCCCTCAAGAGCGAGCTGGCCGTGCAGCTGGCCCAGCGGGGGCGGCCGGAGGCCGTGACGCAGATGGTCGAGGTGCAGCGGCTCGCGCGGGAGTCACAGCGGGAGGTGCGGGAGGTCGTGCGCGGCTACCGGGAAGCCGACCTCGGCTCGGAACTCGCCGGTGCGCAAGGGGTGCTGGCGGCGGCCGGCATCGAGTGCACGGTCGGCGGGGCACCGGTGGCCGGGCTGCCGGCAACGGTGCAGTCCGCCCTGGGGTGGGTGGTTCGGGAGGCCGCGACGAACGTCCTGCGGCATGGGGACGCACGGCGGTGTGCGGTGCGGCTGCGGGTGCTGGAGGGGCGCGTGGTGTTGTCCGTGGAGAACGACGGGGTGAGCGAGGCGGGGAAGGAGTCCGGGGCCCAACCGTCCGGTTCGGGGCTCGCCGGGCTGCGGGAACGCCTCGCGGAGATCGAGGGGACGCTGGAGGCCGGCCCCGTGGGGCGAGGGCTGTTCCGGCTGACGGCGGAGATCCCGCTGCCGTCGCCGTCCGCCCCTCCCGGCGCCGCCCCGGCCGTCATCGCGGCGCGCCCTGTGAGTGAGGTCACCTCGTGA
- the purQ gene encoding phosphoribosylformylglycinamidine synthase subunit PurQ, with product MTARIGVVTFPGSLDDRDTQRAIRVAGAEPVALWHKDKDLKQVDAVVLCGGFSYGDYLRAGAIARFSPVMEPLLEQAKAGLPVLGICNGFQILTEAHLLPGTMLRNDHLHFICRDQKLRVENAETSWTTDYSAGQEIHIPLKNNDGQYVADAYTLDKLEAEGRVAFRYLDFNPNGSQRDIAGVSNEAGNVVGLMPHPEHAVEPLIGTGRTDGLPFFTSILKKLVNV from the coding sequence GTGACCGCTCGTATTGGCGTCGTCACTTTTCCCGGCAGTCTGGACGACCGTGACACACAGCGCGCGATCCGGGTCGCCGGCGCCGAACCGGTCGCCCTGTGGCACAAGGACAAAGACCTCAAGCAGGTCGACGCCGTGGTGTTGTGCGGTGGTTTCTCCTACGGCGACTATCTGCGCGCCGGGGCCATCGCCCGTTTCTCGCCGGTGATGGAGCCCCTGCTGGAGCAGGCGAAGGCCGGTCTGCCGGTGCTCGGCATCTGCAACGGCTTCCAGATCCTCACCGAGGCCCATCTGCTGCCGGGCACGATGCTGCGCAACGACCACCTGCACTTCATCTGCCGCGACCAGAAGCTGCGCGTGGAGAACGCCGAGACCTCCTGGACCACCGACTACTCGGCCGGCCAGGAGATCCACATCCCGCTGAAGAACAACGACGGGCAGTACGTCGCCGACGCGTACACGCTCGACAAGCTGGAGGCCGAGGGCCGTGTCGCCTTCCGGTACCTCGACTTCAACCCGAACGGCTCGCAGCGGGACATCGCCGGCGTCAGCAACGAGGCCGGCAACGTGGTCGGCCTCATGCCGCACCCCGAGCACGCCGTCGAGCCGCTGATCGGTACGGGTCGTACCGACGGCCTGCCGTTCTTCACCTCGATCCTCAAGAAGCTGGTCAACGTATGA
- a CDS encoding ABC transporter ATP-binding protein, translated as METNGHEHVIEVTDLRRVYGGGFEAVRGISFSVRRGEIFALLGTNGAGKTSTVELLEGLAEPAGGRVRVLGHDPYTERAAVRPRTGVMLQEGGFPSELTVAETARMWAGCVSGARPPAEVLALVGLETKAGTRVKQLSGGQRRRLDLALALLGDPEVLFLDEPSTGLDAEGRRATWELVSALRDGGTTVLLTTHYLEEAENLADRLAIMHDGHIATTGTPAEVTAAEPSRISFELPDGYFLGDLPPLAELGVSGHETDGRIVRLRTRELQRTATELLVWAAQAGVELRRLDVRSASLEEAFLGIAKNVSAERAPGTTTKEYAA; from the coding sequence ATGGAAACCAACGGACACGAACACGTGATTGAGGTCACTGACCTGCGACGTGTGTACGGGGGCGGGTTCGAGGCGGTACGCGGAATCAGCTTTTCCGTCCGACGTGGGGAGATCTTCGCGCTGCTCGGCACCAACGGCGCGGGCAAGACCTCCACCGTCGAACTCCTGGAGGGCCTCGCCGAGCCGGCCGGCGGACGGGTGCGGGTCCTCGGGCACGACCCGTACACCGAGCGGGCCGCCGTACGGCCCCGCACCGGCGTGATGCTCCAGGAAGGCGGCTTCCCCTCCGAGCTCACCGTCGCGGAGACCGCGCGGATGTGGGCGGGATGTGTGAGCGGGGCACGGCCGCCCGCGGAGGTGCTGGCCCTGGTCGGCCTGGAGACGAAGGCCGGCACCCGGGTCAAGCAGCTGTCCGGCGGCCAGCGGCGCCGTCTCGACCTGGCGCTCGCCCTGCTCGGCGATCCCGAGGTGCTCTTCCTCGACGAGCCGTCCACCGGGCTGGACGCCGAAGGCCGCCGGGCCACCTGGGAGTTGGTGAGCGCGCTGCGCGACGGCGGGACGACAGTGCTGCTGACCACGCACTACCTGGAGGAGGCCGAGAACCTCGCCGACCGGCTCGCGATCATGCACGACGGCCACATCGCCACCACCGGGACACCGGCCGAGGTGACCGCCGCGGAACCCTCCCGGATCTCCTTCGAGCTGCCCGACGGCTACTTCCTCGGCGACCTCCCGCCGCTCGCCGAGCTGGGCGTGTCCGGGCACGAGACCGACGGCCGGATCGTCCGGCTCCGCACCCGCGAACTGCAGCGGACGGCCACGGAGCTGCTGGTGTGGGCCGCGCAGGCCGGAGTGGAGCTGCGCCGCCTGGACGTGCGCTCGGCCTCCCTGGAGGAGGCGTTCCTCGGGATCGCCAAGAACGTCTCGGCGGAGCGGGCCCCGGGAACGACGACGAAGGAGTACGCGGCATGA
- a CDS encoding N,N-dimethylformamidase beta subunit family domain-containing protein codes for MGSEQIRRWESGALAHAVTDPFGQGPVPWLRGNVTYFDDSGQVVPWYADQDAPHPSKKGSRSGGPRAADDVHRQIKGFTSTGAVAPGEAIDFHITVDPPQQFAVDIYRIGHYGGDGAAKITTSPRLSGIVQPAPLTADRTVSCHHWWLSWRLQVPSYWNVGAYVAVLTTADGYRSHVPFTVRHDQPADLLLVLPDVTWQAYNLYPEDGRTGASLYHAWDEKGRLLGESEAATTVSFDRPYAGAGLPLHVGHAYDFIRWAERYGYDVAYAGAVDLHAGRVDPARYRGLVFPGHDEYWSADMRRTVERARDAGTSLVFLSANSMYWQVELGPSPSGVPDRLLTCRKRRGPGKPVLWREIDRAEQQLLGIQYAGPVPEPHPLIVRNAGHWLWEATGAHEGDEIENLVAGEADRYFPRTPLPEHEERMLLAHSPYADKEGVLRHQETSLYRAPSGAWVFAAGTFAWSPALDRPGHVDPRIQRATANLLDRICKRD; via the coding sequence ATGGGTTCGGAGCAGATCCGCCGCTGGGAGTCGGGAGCGCTCGCGCACGCCGTGACGGATCCCTTCGGCCAGGGCCCCGTCCCGTGGCTGCGCGGCAACGTGACGTATTTCGACGACTCGGGCCAGGTCGTCCCCTGGTACGCGGACCAGGACGCCCCCCACCCGTCGAAGAAGGGCAGCCGCTCGGGCGGCCCCCGCGCGGCCGACGACGTCCACCGTCAGATCAAGGGCTTCACCTCCACCGGCGCGGTCGCGCCCGGTGAGGCCATCGACTTCCACATCACCGTCGACCCGCCACAGCAGTTCGCCGTCGACATCTACCGCATCGGCCACTACGGCGGTGACGGCGCCGCGAAGATCACCACCAGCCCGCGCCTGTCCGGCATCGTCCAGCCCGCGCCGCTGACCGCGGACCGCACGGTCTCCTGCCACCACTGGTGGCTGTCCTGGCGGCTCCAGGTCCCGTCGTACTGGAACGTCGGCGCGTACGTCGCCGTCCTCACCACCGCCGACGGCTACCGCTCCCACGTCCCCTTCACCGTCCGCCACGACCAGCCCGCCGACCTGCTGCTCGTGCTGCCCGACGTCACCTGGCAGGCCTACAACCTCTACCCGGAGGACGGCCGCACCGGCGCCAGCCTCTACCACGCCTGGGACGAGAAGGGCCGGCTGCTCGGCGAGTCCGAGGCCGCCACGACGGTCTCCTTCGACCGCCCGTACGCGGGCGCCGGCCTCCCCCTCCACGTCGGTCACGCCTACGACTTCATCCGCTGGGCCGAGCGCTACGGCTACGACGTCGCCTACGCCGGCGCCGTCGACCTGCACGCGGGCCGCGTCGACCCGGCCCGCTACCGGGGACTGGTCTTCCCGGGCCACGACGAGTACTGGTCGGCGGACATGCGCCGGACCGTGGAGCGCGCCCGCGACGCCGGCACCTCGCTGGTCTTCCTCTCCGCCAACTCCATGTACTGGCAGGTGGAGCTCGGCCCCTCCCCGTCCGGCGTCCCCGACCGGCTGCTGACCTGCCGCAAGCGCAGGGGCCCGGGCAAACCGGTGCTGTGGCGGGAGATCGACCGGGCGGAGCAGCAACTCCTGGGCATCCAGTACGCCGGGCCCGTCCCCGAGCCGCACCCGCTGATCGTGCGCAACGCCGGGCACTGGCTGTGGGAGGCGACCGGGGCGCACGAGGGCGACGAGATCGAGAACCTGGTGGCGGGCGAGGCGGACCGCTACTTCCCGCGCACCCCGCTGCCCGAGCACGAGGAGCGCATGCTGCTCGCCCACTCCCCGTACGCCGACAAGGAGGGCGTCCTCCGCCACCAGGAGACATCGCTGTACCGCGCCCCCTCCGGTGCCTGGGTCTTCGCAGCAGGAACGTTCGCCTGGTCCCCGGCTCTGGACCGCCCCGGCCATGTCGACCCGCGTATCCAGCGCGCCACCGCCAATCTCCTGGACCGCATCTGCAAACGCGACTGA
- a CDS encoding histone-like nucleoid-structuring protein Lsr2: MAQKVVVTLFDDIDGSEATETIAFGLDGKSYEIDLSEVNAGELRQALAPYVEAGRKRSRSGKAYRQTEVAPDPSAVRAWAQANKMEVPARGRIPKRVYEAFTAAQ, translated from the coding sequence GTGGCGCAGAAGGTCGTGGTCACTCTCTTTGACGACATCGACGGCTCGGAAGCGACGGAAACGATCGCCTTCGGACTGGACGGCAAGTCGTACGAGATCGACCTGAGCGAAGTCAACGCCGGGGAACTGCGGCAGGCGCTCGCGCCCTACGTGGAGGCCGGCCGCAAGCGGTCCCGCTCGGGCAAGGCCTACCGGCAGACGGAGGTCGCCCCCGACCCGTCGGCCGTGCGCGCCTGGGCCCAGGCCAACAAGATGGAGGTCCCCGCGCGCGGGCGCATCCCCAAGAGGGTCTACGAGGCGTTCACCGCCGCCCAGTGA
- a CDS encoding ABC transporter permease, with amino-acid sequence MSATQTTPRQATAATTPLSRMTALARAELTLLGRTKGALAAALFVPLVMPVSVRSAAEEMDLAGAGLSTGTLVLPAAVGFSLLFAVYSVLVGVFVVRREELVLKRLRTGELRDAEILAGSALPAALTGLAQCLLLTVGCVALLDLTAPSAPHLVVIGLLLGLVMCSALAAATASFTRTGESAQATPMPLLLISMIGSGMFVPLELLPDKVASVCELLPLTPVVTLVRGGWAGNLSGYEALGALATAMAWILIAVFAVRRWFRWEPRR; translated from the coding sequence ATGAGCGCCACGCAGACGACGCCCCGGCAGGCCACGGCGGCGACGACCCCGCTGAGCCGGATGACCGCGCTCGCCCGCGCCGAACTGACCCTGCTGGGGCGGACCAAGGGCGCGCTCGCCGCCGCGCTGTTCGTGCCGCTGGTGATGCCGGTCAGCGTGCGCTCGGCGGCGGAGGAGATGGACCTCGCCGGGGCGGGGCTGAGCACCGGCACGCTGGTGCTGCCCGCCGCGGTCGGCTTCTCCCTGCTGTTCGCCGTCTACTCGGTGCTCGTCGGCGTGTTCGTCGTCCGGCGTGAGGAGCTCGTCCTCAAGCGGCTGCGCACCGGTGAGCTGCGGGACGCCGAGATCCTGGCCGGCTCCGCGCTGCCGGCCGCCCTCACCGGGCTGGCCCAGTGCCTGCTGCTGACGGTGGGCTGTGTCGCCCTGCTGGACCTGACCGCACCGTCGGCGCCCCATCTGGTCGTCATCGGCCTGCTGTTGGGGCTCGTGATGTGCTCGGCCCTCGCCGCGGCCACCGCGAGTTTCACCCGGACCGGCGAGAGCGCCCAGGCCACGCCCATGCCGCTGCTGCTGATATCGATGATCGGCTCCGGCATGTTCGTACCGCTGGAGCTGCTGCCGGACAAGGTGGCCTCCGTATGCGAGCTGCTGCCGCTGACGCCCGTCGTCACGCTGGTGCGCGGCGGCTGGGCCGGGAACCTCTCCGGGTACGAGGCGCTGGGCGCTCTCGCGACCGCCATGGCCTGGATCCTCATCGCGGTGTTTGCTGTACGGCGGTGGTTCCGCTGGGAACCGCGGCGCTGA
- a CDS encoding phosphoribosylaminoimidazolesuccinocarboxamide synthase, with protein MSGFVEKPEPIQVPGLVHLHTGKVRELYRNEAGDLVMVASDRMSAYDWVLPTEIPDKGRILTQLSLWWFDRLADLVPNHVLSTELPAGAPADWAGRTLICKSLQMVPVECVARGYLTGSGLAEYNETRTVCGLALPEGLTDGSELPAPIFTPATKAAVGEHDENVSYEEVARQVGADTAARLRQATLAVYSRGRGIARERGIILADTKFEFGFEGDDLVLADEVLTADSSRFWPADQWQPGRAQPSYDKQFVRDWLTSPESGWDRGSEQPPPALPQQVVDATRAKYVEAYERLTGTSWS; from the coding sequence GTGTCCGGATTCGTCGAAAAGCCCGAGCCGATCCAGGTTCCGGGCCTGGTGCATCTGCACACCGGCAAGGTGCGCGAGCTGTACCGCAACGAGGCGGGCGACCTCGTGATGGTCGCCAGCGACCGCATGTCCGCCTACGACTGGGTGCTGCCGACCGAGATCCCCGACAAGGGCCGGATCCTCACCCAGCTCTCCCTGTGGTGGTTCGATCGGCTCGCCGACCTGGTCCCGAACCACGTCCTGAGCACGGAACTGCCCGCTGGCGCTCCCGCCGACTGGGCGGGCCGCACCCTGATCTGCAAGTCGCTGCAGATGGTGCCCGTGGAGTGCGTGGCCCGCGGCTACCTCACCGGCTCGGGCCTCGCCGAGTACAACGAGACCCGCACGGTCTGCGGCCTCGCCCTGCCGGAGGGCCTCACCGACGGCAGCGAACTGCCCGCCCCGATCTTCACCCCGGCCACCAAGGCCGCCGTCGGCGAGCACGACGAGAACGTCTCCTACGAGGAGGTCGCCCGCCAGGTCGGCGCGGACACCGCGGCCCGGCTGCGCCAGGCGACCCTCGCCGTCTACTCCCGGGGCCGGGGCATCGCCCGGGAGCGGGGCATCATCCTCGCGGACACCAAGTTCGAGTTCGGCTTCGAGGGCGACGACCTGGTCCTCGCGGACGAGGTCCTCACCGCGGACTCCTCCCGCTTCTGGCCGGCCGACCAGTGGCAGCCGGGCCGTGCGCAGCCGTCGTACGACAAGCAGTTCGTCCGCGACTGGCTGACCTCGCCGGAGTCCGGCTGGGACCGGGGGAGCGAGCAGCCGCCGCCCGCCCTGCCCCAGCAGGTCGTCGACGCCACCCGCGCCAAGTACGTCGAGGCCTACGAGCGCCTGACCGGTACGAGCTGGTCGTAA